Proteins found in one Nocardia brasiliensis ATCC 700358 genomic segment:
- a CDS encoding NUDIX hydrolase, with translation MSPADRANSRRRQPRRRGSAANAAKPRMRTVRETSAGGLVVDGLDGPREQRSAALIGRTDRRGRLLWSLPKGHIEEGETSEQTAIREVAEETGINGVVVAELGSIDYWFVTEGRRVHKTVHHYLLRSTGGELSDADVEVTQVAWVPLSELNSRLAYADERRLAEVANKLIDRMETGKR, from the coding sequence GTGTCTCCGGCCGATCGCGCGAACAGTCGACGCCGCCAGCCTCGGCGCCGCGGTTCGGCCGCCAATGCGGCGAAACCGCGCATGCGCACGGTGCGGGAAACCTCCGCGGGCGGGCTGGTCGTCGACGGTTTGGACGGTCCGCGCGAGCAACGCAGCGCGGCGCTGATCGGCCGTACGGACCGGCGCGGGCGGTTGCTGTGGTCGCTGCCGAAGGGGCATATCGAGGAGGGGGAGACCTCCGAGCAAACCGCGATCCGTGAGGTGGCCGAGGAGACCGGGATCAACGGTGTGGTGGTGGCCGAACTCGGCAGCATCGACTACTGGTTCGTCACCGAGGGCCGCCGGGTACACAAGACGGTGCATCATTATCTCTTGCGTTCCACCGGCGGCGAACTGTCCGACGCCGACGTGGAGGTCACTCAGGTGGCGTGGGTCCCGTTGAGCGAGTTGAATTCTCGACTGGCCTACGCGGACGAAAGACGTCTGGCCGAGGTGGCGAACAAGCTGATCGACCGGATGGAGACCGGCAAGCGATGA